Proteins co-encoded in one Flavivirga eckloniae genomic window:
- a CDS encoding MBL fold metallo-hydrolase: protein MNLFPINAGNLKLDGGAMFGVVPKSLWQKTNPADANNMIDIATRCLLIEDGNRLILIDNGMGDKQSEKFFSYYHLWGNHTLDGSLKAHGFHRDDITDVFLTHLHFDHCGGSVQWNTNKTGYEPAFKNAHFWSNKDHWLWATQPNRREKASFLKENIIPLEESGQLKFTSLPENDLQNNSELGFDIFFASGHTDKQMIPLVKYKGKTIAFMADLLPTAGHLPLPYIMGYDTRPLLTLNEKEKFLNLAADNNYYLFLEHDANNEIITVKKTEKGVRLDTVYTTEEIFN from the coding sequence ATGAACTTATTTCCCATAAATGCCGGAAACCTTAAACTAGATGGTGGTGCTATGTTTGGTGTAGTACCTAAGTCTCTGTGGCAAAAAACAAATCCTGCCGATGCCAATAATATGATTGATATTGCAACCCGTTGTTTACTCATAGAAGACGGTAATAGACTGATATTGATAGATAATGGTATGGGTGACAAACAATCTGAAAAGTTTTTTAGCTATTATCATCTTTGGGGCAACCATACACTGGATGGTTCGCTTAAAGCACATGGGTTTCATCGCGATGATATTACCGATGTTTTTTTAACACATTTACATTTTGATCATTGTGGAGGCAGCGTGCAATGGAACACAAATAAAACAGGTTACGAACCCGCTTTTAAAAACGCCCATTTTTGGAGCAATAAGGACCATTGGTTGTGGGCAACACAACCAAACAGAAGGGAAAAAGCTTCCTTTTTAAAAGAAAACATTATCCCCTTGGAAGAAAGTGGACAGCTTAAATTTACATCACTTCCAGAAAATGATCTACAAAACAATTCCGAACTAGGTTTCGATATCTTTTTTGCTAGCGGACATACCGATAAGCAAATGATACCACTTGTTAAATACAAAGGCAAAACCATTGCTTTTATGGCAGATTTATTGCCTACCGCCGGACATTTACCTCTTCCCTACATTATGGGCTACGATACCAGACCCTTGCTAACTCTCAACGAAAAAGAAAAATTCCTTAACCTCGCCGCAGATAACAATTACTATTTGTTTTTAGAACATGATGCGAATAATGAAATTATTACGGTAAAGAAAACCGAAAAAGGTGTAAGACTAGATACCGTGTATACAACAGAAGAAATATTTAACTAA
- a CDS encoding M1 family metallopeptidase: protein MKRFLISVLSISVFMSCGGSKNVTTQKTPEKITTPQAKAEQSVSKTAYWQQHVDYKMEIDMDVNTYQYKGNQTLVYTNNSPDVLNRVYYHLYFNAFQPGSEMDVRSRTIADPDSRVGSRISKLKPNEIGFIKVHSLKQNGTALKHETVGTILEVDLAKPIQPGESVTFTMVYDAQVPLQIRRSGRNNREGVALSMPQWYPKMAEYDFEGWHADPYIGREFHGVWGDFDVKLTIDENYVVGGSGYLQNPNESAKNGKKTWHFVAPKVHDFTWAADPDYIHDTIQVPDGPLLHFYYKNTLAADKLENWKKLQPKTVELMQYFSKRIGKYPYKQYSVIQGGDGGMEYAMCTLITGNRSFGSLFGVTAHEMAHTWFQFLLATNEAKHEWMDEGFTTYISELAENDIMGHNRKNPVASAYGNYMYLASSGKEQPLTTHADRYHSNMGYGISAYSKGAVFMAQLGYVIGEDNLKKTIKKYFNDFAFKHPTPNSIIRSAEKVSGLELDWYLTDFAQTTNTIDYGVKSVEDKTITLERIGLMPMPIDVTVTYTDDTTEDFYIPLQMMRGEKPTSATIIADWAWAYPEYAFEASKAVKSVQIDPKGMMADVDKKNNKK from the coding sequence ATGAAACGATTCCTCATTTCTGTTTTAAGCATCAGTGTGTTTATGTCTTGTGGTGGTTCAAAAAACGTGACCACACAAAAAACACCTGAAAAAATTACTACACCACAAGCTAAAGCCGAACAATCTGTATCAAAAACCGCTTATTGGCAACAACATGTAGATTATAAAATGGAAATTGATATGGATGTAAACACCTATCAATACAAAGGAAATCAAACATTAGTGTATACCAATAACTCGCCAGATGTTTTAAACCGGGTATACTACCATTTATACTTTAACGCTTTTCAACCGGGAAGCGAAATGGATGTTCGTTCTCGTACTATAGCAGACCCAGATTCGAGGGTTGGTAGCAGAATTAGCAAATTAAAGCCTAACGAAATTGGTTTTATAAAAGTACACTCATTAAAACAAAATGGTACCGCCTTAAAACACGAAACCGTTGGTACTATTTTAGAAGTTGATCTGGCAAAACCTATACAACCGGGAGAAAGTGTAACATTTACTATGGTTTACGATGCTCAGGTTCCGTTACAAATACGTCGTTCAGGTAGAAATAATAGGGAAGGTGTAGCGCTTTCTATGCCACAATGGTATCCAAAAATGGCAGAATACGATTTTGAAGGATGGCACGCCGATCCTTATATTGGCCGTGAGTTTCATGGTGTTTGGGGAGATTTTGACGTAAAACTAACCATTGACGAAAATTATGTTGTTGGTGGTTCGGGTTACTTGCAAAATCCAAATGAATCAGCTAAAAACGGTAAAAAAACCTGGCACTTTGTAGCGCCTAAAGTACATGACTTTACATGGGCTGCAGACCCAGATTATATTCACGATACCATTCAGGTTCCGGACGGTCCACTATTACACTTCTACTATAAAAACACTTTAGCCGCCGATAAACTGGAAAACTGGAAAAAATTGCAACCTAAAACGGTAGAATTAATGCAATATTTTAGTAAGCGTATTGGTAAATACCCTTATAAGCAATACTCTGTTATTCAAGGAGGTGATGGTGGTATGGAATATGCCATGTGCACACTAATAACGGGTAACCGTAGTTTTGGAAGTTTATTTGGTGTTACAGCTCACGAAATGGCACATACTTGGTTTCAGTTTTTGTTAGCCACTAACGAAGCAAAGCATGAATGGATGGACGAAGGGTTTACGACTTATATAAGCGAATTAGCTGAAAATGATATTATGGGTCATAATAGAAAGAATCCTGTTGCCAGTGCTTATGGGAATTATATGTATTTAGCTAGTTCTGGTAAAGAACAACCACTTACAACCCATGCCGACCGTTATCATTCAAACATGGGGTATGGTATTTCTGCATACAGTAAAGGTGCTGTGTTTATGGCACAATTGGGTTATGTTATTGGCGAAGACAACCTAAAGAAAACCATAAAAAAATATTTTAACGATTTTGCTTTTAAACACCCAACACCTAACAGTATTATTAGGTCTGCAGAAAAAGTATCTGGTTTAGAACTAGACTGGTATTTAACAGATTTTGCACAAACAACCAATACTATTGATTACGGGGTGAAAAGTGTTGAAGACAAAACCATCACTTTAGAGCGCATAGGCTTAATGCCAATGCCTATAGATGTAACTGTAACTTATACAGATGATACTACTGAAGATTTTTATATCCCGCTGCAAATGATGCGAGGTGAAAAGCCAACCTCGGCTACTATAATAGCCGATTGGGCCTGGGCATACCCTGAGTATGCTTTCGAAGCTTCAAAAGCCGTTAAAAGTGTTCAAATTGACCCTAAAGGGATGATGGCGGATGTGGATAAAAAGAATAATAAGAAGTAG
- a CDS encoding S8 family serine peptidase: MRTIKTITASAFAAILISGCGGTATILSTPIENIDNTPLKVSELTEAEKHNWGHLDLVKDTIPGMSVDKAYTEIIKNKKGKKVIVAVIDSGIDIDHEDLDDVLWTNTKEVPNNGKDDDNNGYVDDIHGWNFLGDGYDEQLEFVRILAKGDTSHPDYNRAQTEYDKEYNKYSGYKGNYDQIYEQIKSADEALSKHLGKKDYTKEEVIAIKTEDPTLKQAKQVAQYMFSNGMESMAEAKEEISNGVKSINERLNYNLNKTFKGRVTGDDPDDLSAKSYGNGNVKPVKKSESHGTHVAGIIAAERNNGKGANGVANNVAIMSIRAVPNGDEYDKDVALAIRYAVDNGAKIINGSFGKSFSPHSDWVRDAIAYAGKKDVLFVHAAGNDSKDVDTEPNFPDDNINGEEVSDTYIRVGALAPKYGSGLVAGFSNYGKQNVDVFAPGAKVYSTTPENEYKTKGGTSMAAPAVAGVAALIRSYYPKLSAAQVKQILMDSGLTVKTKVIVGGNTDDVRPFADLTKSSKMVNAYNALILASKMSK, translated from the coding sequence ATGAGAACAATTAAGACAATAACAGCTTCTGCTTTTGCGGCGATATTAATTTCGGGGTGTGGTGGTACAGCAACAATCCTATCAACTCCAATCGAAAATATCGATAATACGCCATTAAAAGTTTCAGAATTAACCGAGGCAGAAAAGCACAACTGGGGGCATTTGGATTTAGTAAAAGATACCATTCCAGGAATGAGTGTTGACAAAGCTTACACTGAAATTATTAAAAACAAAAAAGGCAAAAAAGTTATTGTTGCTGTTATTGATTCGGGCATTGATATAGATCATGAAGATTTAGACGATGTATTATGGACTAACACGAAAGAGGTTCCAAATAATGGAAAGGATGATGATAATAATGGTTATGTTGATGATATCCATGGTTGGAACTTTTTAGGTGATGGATATGACGAACAATTAGAGTTTGTTAGAATTTTAGCCAAGGGAGATACCAGTCATCCAGATTATAACAGAGCACAAACCGAGTATGATAAAGAATATAATAAATACTCTGGTTATAAAGGAAACTACGACCAGATATACGAGCAAATAAAATCTGCAGATGAAGCTTTATCTAAGCACTTAGGTAAAAAAGATTATACTAAAGAAGAGGTTATTGCCATTAAAACAGAAGACCCTACTCTTAAACAGGCTAAACAAGTAGCTCAATATATGTTTAGCAATGGCATGGAATCTATGGCAGAGGCTAAAGAAGAAATCTCTAATGGCGTAAAAAGTATTAATGAACGATTAAATTACAACCTAAATAAAACATTTAAAGGACGTGTTACTGGTGACGATCCAGACGATCTGTCTGCCAAATCTTATGGTAACGGTAATGTAAAACCGGTTAAAAAATCTGAAAGTCATGGTACACACGTAGCAGGTATTATTGCGGCAGAACGCAATAACGGTAAAGGTGCCAACGGTGTAGCCAATAATGTGGCTATTATGAGTATAAGAGCGGTACCAAATGGAGATGAATATGATAAAGACGTTGCTCTAGCTATTAGATATGCTGTAGATAATGGTGCTAAAATTATAAACGGTAGTTTTGGTAAAAGCTTCTCACCACATAGTGATTGGGTACGCGATGCCATAGCATATGCAGGAAAAAAAGATGTGCTTTTTGTTCATGCTGCTGGAAACGATAGTAAAGATGTAGATACGGAACCTAATTTCCCAGATGACAACATAAATGGTGAAGAAGTTTCAGATACATACATAAGAGTAGGAGCACTGGCTCCAAAATACGGTTCTGGATTAGTTGCTGGTTTTTCTAACTACGGAAAGCAAAATGTAGATGTTTTTGCACCGGGTGCCAAAGTATATTCTACAACACCAGAAAACGAATACAAAACCAAAGGAGGTACGTCTATGGCTGCTCCAGCTGTTGCTGGTGTTGCTGCCTTAATTCGTTCTTACTATCCTAAATTAAGTGCCGCTCAGGTAAAACAAATCCTTATGGATTCTGGTTTAACTGTAAAAACAAAGGTAATTGTTGGTGGAAATACCGACGATGTAAGACCTTTTGCCGATTTAACTAAGTCGTCTAAAATGGTTAATGCATATAATGCATTAATTCTGGCGTCTAAAATGTCTAAGTAA
- a CDS encoding LOG family protein: MNRIAVFCGSSFGNDSIFEVKAKQLGKTLAKENIALVYGGAKVGLMGAIADGALEENGKVVGVLPNFLKEKELAHEGLSELILVDTMHERKTKMNDLCDGVITLPGGFGTLDELFEMLTWGQLGLHNKPIGILNINGYYDALISLLDTMVKNGLLKETNKQMVLVSDNIDDLLNKMKHYKAPDIGKWISKENI, encoded by the coding sequence ATGAATAGGATTGCTGTTTTTTGTGGTTCCAGCTTTGGTAACGACTCCATTTTTGAAGTTAAGGCTAAACAACTAGGTAAGACATTAGCTAAAGAAAATATAGCATTGGTTTATGGTGGCGCTAAAGTTGGGCTCATGGGAGCCATTGCAGATGGAGCTCTAGAAGAAAATGGCAAAGTTGTTGGGGTTCTGCCAAACTTTTTAAAAGAAAAAGAGCTGGCTCACGAAGGGCTTAGCGAATTGATTTTAGTGGATACCATGCACGAAAGAAAAACCAAAATGAATGACTTATGCGATGGGGTTATTACATTACCGGGAGGATTCGGAACACTGGATGAGCTTTTTGAAATGTTAACCTGGGGGCAACTGGGGCTTCATAATAAACCCATTGGCATACTAAATATTAACGGTTATTACGATGCACTTATAAGCTTATTAGATACCATGGTAAAGAATGGGCTTTTAAAAGAAACTAATAAACAAATGGTTTTGGTAAGCGATAATATTGATGATTTACTTAACAAAATGAAACATTATAAAGCTCCTGATATTGGAAAATGGATTAGCAAAGAAAATATCTAA
- a CDS encoding nuclear transport factor 2 family protein has protein sequence MNIQDEKQSFNDIKEVTKALEPYIKSALTGDGKLSRSAFYDHAHILGSIKGTVYNMTADEFGGAVSEGGPSENVQHHITWIDISGPAAAAKVEFLDWNGLRFTDFFVLYKKDGQWKISGKVYNSHSKN, from the coding sequence ATGAATATTCAAGACGAAAAACAAAGCTTCAACGACATCAAAGAAGTTACAAAAGCACTCGAACCATACATCAAAAGCGCACTAACGGGAGACGGTAAGTTAAGTAGATCTGCATTTTATGATCATGCCCATATTTTAGGTTCAATCAAAGGTACAGTTTATAATATGACTGCAGATGAATTTGGCGGTGCTGTTAGTGAAGGAGGTCCTTCAGAGAATGTACAACACCATATAACATGGATTGATATTTCAGGCCCAGCTGCTGCTGCAAAAGTTGAGTTTTTGGATTGGAATGGTTTACGATTTACAGACTTCTTTGTTCTGTACAAAAAAGACGGACAATGGAAGATTAGTGGAAAAGTTTACAATTCGCATTCTAAAAATTGA
- a CDS encoding Crp/Fnr family transcriptional regulator, translating to MSSSKIEHLLNYFENYWAIESSTVKILDECVTERKLKRKESILTEGEHCNHLTFVVKGILKTYHIDKKGNQHNLQFASNSKWLTDFNSLYNNIPSGLYIQAIEPSIILQIKKEDLFHLYDNSPLFDRNMRIVTEEAFIEQQERVLQHISSTAHERYLYFLKRYPNLSNRISNVQIASYIGVTPEFLSTIRKKIAVERSFS from the coding sequence TTGAGCTCTTCTAAAATAGAACATTTACTAAATTATTTTGAAAACTATTGGGCAATAGAAAGTTCAACGGTTAAAATACTAGATGAATGTGTAACGGAAAGAAAACTTAAGAGAAAGGAAAGCATCTTAACAGAAGGAGAGCATTGTAATCACTTAACTTTTGTCGTAAAAGGAATTTTAAAGACGTATCACATTGACAAAAAAGGAAACCAACACAATCTTCAATTTGCTTCCAACAGTAAATGGTTAACCGATTTTAATAGTTTATATAATAATATCCCTAGCGGACTTTATATTCAGGCTATAGAGCCTTCTATCATTCTGCAAATAAAAAAAGAAGACCTTTTTCATTTATATGACAACTCTCCTCTTTTTGATAGAAATATGAGGATTGTGACGGAGGAAGCCTTTATCGAGCAACAAGAAAGAGTTTTACAGCATATAAGTTCCACAGCACATGAAAGATACCTCTACTTTCTTAAAAGATATCCAAATTTATCAAACCGCATTTCAAATGTACAAATTGCTTCATACATTGGTGTAACACCTGAATTTTTAAGCACGATACGAAAGAAAATAGCCGTTGAAAGGTCATTTTCTTAA
- a CDS encoding tetratricopeptide repeat protein, translating into MTNYYFKTLWDKFTSYVFRKKSLYTILYVLIIFCITQLGAISTEEEINKLIENVKNSYPNNSWQYYSAQLFSIWLLKACELTLKINLGLIVFIGFLILFSFYKNQPIVNKSDNFSGKINYINLIIQPKLEIGIKEISLILFILCSTVLLLIPRDKVNKLVGRDKVFTEKSQSFKVLILPFHPDKNCNVEDTNYEKKLLEKYKSLIDKNSLNINFNLLRHNECVYTNTEAQRIANYHNADLIIWGDYDESCDGPIKVRIKYLLTDLNNPYLENSKKIGDTDMQQIKELDDLKSGELTRDIDDIIFSIAGMSKFSQNDYKNTLNYLKKVTYLETNGKLLEYSGICHNKMNEYEKSIKTLNQALKLDSTNSNVYYLLGRAYKGKYTNFKLLGREEGKRDSFLTLAKEYYQIACKLKDNVNSYDLIELANINADLDLFEEALSLLNEAIRINPKNWYCHYSIANILSSKMSKYQRNSDSEKINDQIEKIKDHYLQALFLREDKKGKAHIYYKISNIYIHRAPHSNLSLSLAYEYINKAISIDSKNPTYFTTRGSIYKRGNYYQKGENIYNSLRDFSTAIQLDSNNFSAYWERAYFYKHMDNLTLAIEDLNKCNTLAEKKLSVISHTTILEERANLYFKNGQFKKAFIDINKVIKERELNKVKVNKIYNLNMRINIAKELGEFDLVSVDSIKINKLLEELKKENIVYLNE; encoded by the coding sequence ATGACAAATTATTATTTTAAAACATTGTGGGATAAATTCACTTCATATGTGTTTAGAAAAAAGTCACTTTATACTATATTATATGTGTTGATAATATTTTGTATTACTCAATTAGGTGCTATATCAACAGAAGAGGAAATTAATAAGCTTATTGAAAATGTAAAGAATAGTTATCCAAATAATTCATGGCAATATTACTCTGCTCAGTTATTTTCTATTTGGCTTTTAAAAGCTTGCGAATTAACTTTAAAAATCAACTTAGGACTGATTGTTTTTATAGGGTTTTTAATTCTTTTTTCATTTTATAAGAATCAACCCATTGTAAACAAATCAGATAATTTTAGTGGCAAAATCAATTATATAAATTTAATTATCCAACCAAAATTAGAAATAGGTATTAAAGAAATTTCGCTGATTTTGTTTATTTTATGTTCTACAGTTTTATTGCTTATACCTAGAGATAAAGTTAACAAATTAGTAGGAAGGGATAAAGTGTTTACTGAGAAAAGTCAATCATTTAAGGTATTAATACTTCCATTTCATCCAGATAAAAATTGTAATGTTGAGGATACAAATTATGAAAAAAAACTTCTTGAAAAATATAAAAGCTTAATAGATAAAAATTCTTTAAATATAAACTTTAATCTACTTCGACATAATGAGTGTGTTTATACCAATACTGAAGCTCAAAGAATAGCAAACTATCATAATGCCGACTTAATTATTTGGGGCGATTATGACGAAAGTTGTGACGGTCCTATTAAAGTTAGAATTAAATATTTACTTACTGATTTAAATAATCCTTATTTAGAAAATTCGAAGAAAATAGGTGATACTGACATGCAACAAATTAAGGAATTAGATGACTTAAAATCTGGAGAGTTAACAAGAGATATCGATGATATTATTTTTTCTATAGCCGGTATGTCTAAATTTAGTCAAAATGATTACAAGAACACTCTCAATTACCTTAAAAAAGTAACATATTTGGAAACTAATGGAAAACTTTTAGAATATTCCGGCATATGCCATAACAAAATGAATGAGTATGAGAAATCAATTAAAACACTCAACCAAGCATTAAAATTAGATTCAACAAATAGCAATGTATATTATTTATTAGGTAGAGCCTATAAAGGAAAGTATACCAATTTTAAACTATTGGGTAGAGAAGAAGGAAAAAGAGATAGTTTTTTAACCTTAGCAAAAGAATATTATCAAATTGCTTGCAAATTAAAAGACAATGTAAATAGTTATGATTTGATTGAACTTGCTAATATAAATGCAGATCTAGATTTATTTGAAGAAGCATTATCATTATTGAACGAAGCTATTCGGATAAATCCAAAAAACTGGTATTGCCATTATTCGATTGCAAATATTCTAAGCTCTAAAATGAGTAAATATCAAAGAAATTCTGATTCAGAAAAAATAAATGATCAAATAGAAAAAATAAAAGACCACTATCTTCAAGCTCTTTTTCTAAGGGAAGATAAGAAGGGTAAAGCGCATATATATTATAAAATATCCAATATTTATATTCATAGAGCTCCGCATTCAAACTTAAGTCTTAGTTTAGCATACGAATATATAAATAAAGCCATTTCAATCGATTCAAAAAACCCTACTTATTTTACTACCAGAGGGTCGATCTATAAACGAGGTAATTATTACCAAAAAGGCGAAAACATATATAATTCTTTAAGAGATTTTTCAACTGCAATACAATTAGATTCTAACAATTTCAGTGCTTATTGGGAAAGAGCATATTTTTATAAACACATGGATAATCTAACGCTAGCAATCGAGGATCTGAATAAATGTAATACCCTAGCCGAAAAAAAATTAAGTGTAATATCTCATACTACAATACTTGAAGAAAGAGCTAATTTATATTTTAAAAATGGTCAGTTTAAAAAGGCATTTATTGATATAAATAAAGTAATAAAAGAACGTGAATTAAATAAAGTAAAAGTTAATAAAATCTATAATTTGAACATGCGAATTAATATAGCTAAAGAACTAGGCGAATTTGATTTAGTTTCAGTTGATAGTATTAAAATAAATAAATTATTGGAGGAATTAAAAAAAGAGAATATAGTTTATTTAAATGAATAG